The nucleotide sequence TGAAATGAGGTCTGGTCGCTTCAGGTTTGTGGGACAGTTCTTCTTGGACTCTCTTAATAGCTGGTTCAATTGGAGCCACCTTATCAAGCAGTGCATCTGCATCCTTCTCTTTGGCAGTCTTTGTCACCTTCCCTGAAATTTCCTTCTGTCCACTGCTTTCAGACTTTCGTTTAACTTTGTCAATCTTGCTTTTAGTCTTCTCTTTCTTCTCCTTTTCAGGGATGCTTTTGTAGGGCACTGCAGCGCTATCCATGGGTTCATCCCTGACAGGTGTTGCATCGTCACGGCTTGAATTCATCATCATGGGGTCTCCTTTGCAGTCATCTTTCCTGGAATCATCCATCGAGTCAGAGTGGCTGAAGGGTTCACCATCATCCCTCTTCTTTTTGCGATGTTTCTTATGCTTCATAGTCTTGGTGTCTGTAGCAGTGCTGCCACTATGTTCTCTGTCTTTAAGAGGTTTCAAAGAGTCTTTAATTCCTTTACCAGCACCAGTGTTGATGTGGAGGTGGCCATACTTCTCAGCACACTTCTCTTGGTATGTCATGGAAACGCGGCCTCTCGGAGGAACACCATGACTTTGAGAAGGTGGTGGGTAATCATCCCGATGCCCCCTACTGTAGGGGGAGTTGTCCCTTGGACGAGGAGGGGCAAAACGCTCAGGGGTATAGTGATCTCTGCTGTTTGGACCACGGCTCCGTGGATGACCACCGGGTGGGTTGTTGTAGCTCTTGAGGTAATTGTCATACCATTCCCTGTACTCTCTTTCCCACTCTCTGTATTGTTCTCTCTCATAGGGGTCACTCTGGTCTACGTTGCGGCCATAATAAGCCTTAGCATCATAAGGTGGCAGCTCTCTGTACCTGCCAGTGTATTTTCGCTCACCCTCCATCTTAGAAGGTGGTGGGAGTTTCTTGCTGGGACTGTGATTCCTATACACTGGGGATCTGGATCGGGAACGATAAACTCCACTGCCCATCCCACTCACATCCCGACCCCTATATGATGGCGATCTGCTGCGGGAGCGATGGAATGCTGGACTGCGTGACCTCGAACGATAGCTACGGCTGCGACCTCTGCCTCTGCGGGAGTATGGTGAGCGAGAGTAGGAGCGTGATCGAGAACGAGAGCGCGAACGGGATCTAGACCGAGATAATGACCGAGAGTAGGAGCGTGGTGATCTGGACCGTGAGCGAGATTTGGAATAGGAATATGATGAGCCACTGTAGGAGGAGCCTCTGTACGGAGATTTagatctaaataaataaataattaaaaaggacATTGTGACAGCTTTGGTAATGcaaaattttcataaaaatgtaataaaaaaaaactaccacTTGAAGAAATTGTGATATTTCCTTACCTAGAATATGATCGCCTTCTGTCCTTCTGGATCTTTCTGTACTCTAAAAGCTCTTTGGCAAAGTCATTTGTAAACTCCTCAAGTTTAGACTTCTCCCTGGTAACGAATCGACACTGGGAACTATTTATCAAAAACAGGATGGAAATAAATATTGCAGTTAAAAAAAGGTAATTCAAGCAAAAGAGAATATATTCTATACAATCCAGAATGTATTTCACATAAAGGTACATAAAGACAAATGTATTTGATGCTAAAATGCAAATCACCAACTTGTTAAAATATGTTGCCAAATGTAAGAAAAGTCAGCAAAGTGAGCCTTTCGCCAAATAAGCCCAACATAATAATTCACCAATAAAAAGCAAACTACTAACTCTTCCTTCAGTCTGCGCTGCTGCCTGTAAAATTCCTCCTTGGACAGAAAAGATGCTGATGGCATATTGGAGATAGGGTTGGCTACAGGTGGCTGAGTGCCAGGAGCTACCCAGGGAGCCTGCACATTAGGTGGGACTGGTGGAAAGACAGGCGGCGGAATGTTGAAGGGAGGGGGAGGCTGTGGTCCTGGAGGATACTGCATGGGATATTGCTGAGGAACAACACCTGGTGGCTGAGGCATTGGGTGTGGTGGTGGAGGAAATAGAGGCGGCACAAATACTGGGGGGACTACAGGGGGAAGATTTTGCACTGGTGGAGGATGCTGTGTCCTTGGTGGTCGCTCACTAGGAGGTCTCCCTCTACTTGAGGACCTGGCAAGATTGGAAAACTGGAGTCAGGCATTCACCTTTTTTTTATCTGACTGAAACATTATTAGTGAACAAGCTGAGACACTTACGGATCCCATGGAGGACGGCTCCCAGTTGACCGTGGCCCACTAGCCCTTGGCGGtcctaaaatattatatatttattaattttttttacagaggTAACCAGGTTGTATGTCtacagacaataaataaataataataattacttgtGCTCAGATTATCTTACCTTGTCTTTGCATGAGATGTGGAGGCATATTAGGCTGCCCAATCACTGAGACATGGAAACCCTatgcatacaaaattaaagaataTCACTAATCTGCATTCATCGAAGCACTATAAAATAATCTAGTCTATGCTCTAATCGCCATTAACCAGTCCCACCAGGATTTCGCGGCACCTTTTCCTGACTTTGAGGcccaaaaatgactgaatttgctatggcttttctttatttgtttgtttagcaAAAAAACctcacaaatcatcattatataCCTCTGCAATTGtgcaattacatgtaaatatttttgtgcacaataactgaatatgcagttagcaagcaaaaaaaaaaaaaaagaacaaatcacacacaaaaatgcCATAAATTTAGGTGAAACCTGTGGGTATTGGAAGATCCTTTATTTTACGCctcagacaatgcaagaaaacttctgcaagtttaaaatagatgtgcaataaatctgtaaactaaaaacacaaatgaggatttaaTAATTAGGCCAGTTGCAATTATTACATTGTCTAATattgaaatctgatatatggccatttacaaacaaatacaattagagttcatatattttagcatttaaataaatttatatttcacaaatattttgaaaaacatttaaatggaaaatCGCCATtgtcatattttgaaatatacgttgcatatatctatatatgtgaCCTTTTTTATATATCAGTAAAAAACATGCATGAACATTTATCATCATCATATGAGCATATTGCTATTTTCAGATGCGTAGATTATGTTAAGCACTGcaaattctaatcacattttactacacaactaatgggtattttaagtgaatgttagggATTCTTTGTATTTACACAGTTTTTGTGTCTCATTCGCAGCACTAAGGGTGAAGATTAAACGCTAGATGTCATGCATGTGTGCTGTCTGCAGTCCCGTGAACGTTTTGTaaggattttgatagtgaacgcaCAATGTGGAGACGACGAGACTGAGACGCTTACTATGGAGATGATGCAGCAGTGCATTTGGATATGTTGCGACAGCTTCAAGCTTTTGAACCAATTGCTTTTCTGCTGTAAAAACAAGTGATGGGATTCCATCAGATTTATGTTTTTGCAGAAATTTTTgggaaattatataaataaattgcaaGTTACCGCAAATAATGCAGAGATAGTTTGAATTTGCAAGAATTCTTGCAAATCGCAAGATCTTGGAGGGACTGATTAACGGCAAGTATCATCTAAAAATTCTATACCTTTGGACCAGCAGAAGTCGTTGGCACAGACGACTCTGATGAAGGCACAACAGAAGGTGTGGGGACCTCAGATGCAGGTTCCTCCCttcaaaaatcacacacacaaaaaaagaaataaaatcctAAGCAATAGTAACAACAGCAAAGGGCTCTACCAAGATTGCCAAGGCAATCTTATAGCAAGTAGCTCATGCTCTATACAATCAGTGGATCCTCTAAATGCTGGAAAATTATTTACTTGGGCAATGGCAGGTCATCCTGCTTTGTAGAGTGCTGAGGAGATCTCACTGCAGGTGTGCTGCTACTCTGCACGTTACAGCTGCTGGTAGAAGGTGGGGAGCTGGAAGGCAGGTGAGTGCTAGCAGGAGACGATGCAGCAGCCAGCGTGCTTTGGGGAGGAGTGCTAGCAGCTGTTGCGCTTGGAACATTGGCCATTAGAGGGTCCTGTTGGCGTGAAGTAGCCAGCCTCAGAGGAGGCCGCTGCACAGGAGCCTGCGCTTGGGCTCCTTGTACAGTAACTTGAGCAGCAGTAGCTTTGCGAATCCTCTTGGTGTATCCAGTTTCATTCCTAAAATTATTCACTGCCTAGATTTGGAATGAATCATAAGTCTTTAAAACCCTATTAGGTAACAAGGGAATACACAGAAGAAACAAATAAATTGGTATGATTATTAAAGGGAAGGTTTCCTTACTTGGCGCAAAAACTTGTTCGCTATCAAAGCATCAGGAGATACATCCGATTGTTTGCAGGTGGGGCAAACATGCTCTTCAGACTCCAGCAAACATGTACGAATACCTGTGGCCAAAATTTTTGTAAGCTTTTAAAGATAAAAGAgactttttctaaaaatgttttgcttgagcAGACACTCACACTCATCACAGTAGCTATTTCCACAGCACGGAATAACCACAGCATCAGTCATAAGATCCTTGCAGATCAAACACAGCAGCTCATCAGGAACAGGATCTTCTTCTTCTGAGGATGAGGACTGATTCTGCGGCAAGAAGGGTGGCTTCTCTTTTTTCCCAATAGCATAAGCCTCACTAAAAAAGCAAGCACAATATGCTCAACAAATTGGGACATTGTTTATACATGGTGAGGCCACTACTCTGATAAtcgtattatttatttatttttttgcatcaagtagaataataaaaagttaaactttttatCCAACAAAACTTTCAGCAATGCCAGGTATACTCACGCATCAATAGTGGGAATGGCATATGCGCCGCTGTTGGTCAGCATGACCCCCTTTCTGTTTGGATCATCAACCTCCACCATGAAGCTCCGAGGAATTCCTGTGCTTTTCTTTATCCGTTGAGGAGCTTCAAAACTTCGATCCTGCTAACGCATGGTTGATATTCAAGGTAAAATTTCTTCTCTGACTTAAGTGCGTGTCAAGTtcacaacaaattttaaagaaGCTCTAGTAACGAAAACCAAATTACCCCATTTGTTGGGCAGTTTCGGATGTAATGTCCAGTTTTTCCACAACGAAAACATGTGTAGTTTGGTGGGGGTGGACCTACAAGCTTCTTTGCATAGCTGATGAATTAAGATTCATGTTAGAATTAATGCGAGAGCAATTTAATATGTTGTCAATGTCTTAAATTCTTTACTTACTGAATCGGATCATAGTCATGGTTGGACTGAGACatcattgcttttattttatcttcCTCCGATGCATTTGTTTCAGCAAGATTGGCTGTCTGTTTAACAGGCAATGTTTTCACAAGTAAAGTCAATGTTGGTATATTCAACATTCATCGAAACCTTGTCCTGTAAGAAGTTGCGCTTGTCTCTATCAGTGTGTGATTTCTCTTTAAAACTAAAGTGACTGATGAGGAGTAACAGGCCTTGAAAAGGCTTCAAGAACATAGTGGCATTATGCTATGTACAATTAACATTAGCAAGAGATCagaattaattcatttaaaaagttgcTTGACTTCTGAGATTCTTATATCCATCTAGAATATCCCAGGATCTACAAGCCCCCCCCCCATTTCCATGGTTTTATTGGATAACATGCTTCTTTTTGTCATGAGAGAGAACAATAGGTTTACacactaatgcacacacacataaaagaaAGCGATTTAGTTTTCTGGATCTCCTTATAAGATTGCAGTTAGAGTAAATGACATTTACACAATACCAATTTAAAATGGTATGATGTGATCAGGGCACCAACTTGAAATTAAAATTTGCAACTGCTCTGCAAGAAAAAAGCAatgataatttttcatataaaaataaaataattttgctgGGAAAATAAAGTGTTGAGATAATATTGTACAtgctgctaaataaataaatatatatagcaGCATGTACAATATTATCACactatttatatctatctatctatctatctatctatctatctatatatatatctatatatatctatatatatctatatatatatatatatatatatatatctatatatatatctatctatatatatacacatatacacacacactcacctaaaggattattaggaacaccatactaatactgtgtttgaccccctttcgccttcagaactgccttaattctacgtggcattgattcaacaaggtgatgaaagcattttttagaaatgttggcccatattgataggatagcatcttgcagttgatggagatttgtgagatgcacatccagggaacgaagctcccgttccaccacatcccaaagatgctctattgggttcagatctggtgactgtgggggccattttagtacagtgaactcattgtcatgttcaagacaccaatttgaaattattcgagctttgtgacatggtgcattatcctgctggaagtagccatcagaggatgggtacatggtggccataaagggatggacatggtcagaaacaatgctcaggtaggctgtggcatttaaacaatgcccaattggcactaaggggcctaaagtgtgccaagaaaacatcccccacaccattaccaccagcctgcacagtggtaacaaggcatgatggatcaatgttctcattctgtttacgccaaattctgactcttaacatctgaatgtctcaacagaaatcgagactcatcagaccaggcaacatttttccagtcttcaactggccaattttggtgagctcttgcaaattgtagcc is from Xyrauchen texanus isolate HMW12.3.18 chromosome 8, RBS_HiC_50CHRs, whole genome shotgun sequence and encodes:
- the LOC127647807 gene encoding E3 ubiquitin-protein ligase RBBP6-like; the protein is MLNIPTLTLLVKTLPVKQTANLAETNASEEDKIKAMMSQSNHDYDPIHYAKKLVGPPPPNYTCFRCGKTGHYIRNCPTNGQDRSFEAPQRIKKSTGIPRSFMVEVDDPNRKGVMLTNSGAYAIPTIDAEAYAIGKKEKPPFLPQNQSSSSEEEDPVPDELLCLICKDLMTDAVVIPCCGNSYCDECIRTCLLESEEHVCPTCKQSDVSPDALIANKFLRQAVNNFRNETGYTKRIRKATAAQVTVQGAQAQAPVQRPPLRLATSRQQDPLMANVPSATAASTPPQSTLAAASSPASTHLPSSSPPSTSSCNVQSSSTPAVRSPQHSTKQDDLPLPKEEPASEVPTPSVVPSSESSVPTTSAGPKGFHVSVIGQPNMPPHLMQRQGPPRASGPRSTGSRPPWDPSSSRGRPPSERPPRTQHPPPVQNLPPVVPPVFVPPLFPPPPHPMPQPPGVVPQQYPMQYPPGPQPPPPFNIPPPVFPPVPPNVQAPWVAPGTQPPVANPISNMPSASFLSKEEFYRQQRRLKEDSQCRFVTREKSKLEEFTNDFAKELLEYRKIQKDRRRSYSRSKSPYRGSSYSGSSYSYSKSRSRSRSPRSYSRSLSRSRSRSRSRSRSRSYSRSPYSRRGRGRSRSYRSRSRSPAFHRSRSRSPSYRGRDVSGMGSGVYRSRSRSPVYRNHSPSKKLPPPSKMEGERKYTGRYRELPPYDAKAYYGRNVDQSDPYEREQYREWEREYREWYDNYLKSYNNPPGGHPRSRGPNSRDHYTPERFAPPRPRDNSPYSRGHRDDYPPPSQSHGVPPRGRVSMTYQEKCAEKYGHLHINTGAGKGIKDSLKPLKDREHSGSTATDTKTMKHKKHRKKKRDDGEPFSHSDSMDDSRKDDCKGDPMMMNSSRDDATPVRDEPMDSAAVPYKSIPEKEKKEKTKSKIDKVKRKSESSGQKEISGKVTKTAKEKDADALLDKVAPIEPAIKRVQEELSHKPEATRPHFIESKLMLPRKLMQSRPIKHHQELKSVKDELKGKKELMKDPAKLDKVPYKDGKIKKELEKPAKTEKIPTKAVDTKHDKKKRKDDKPSVKDLDIPPVKVAKMEVTGKVRGSPKPKPRLESEIAVEEKVVIPSLMDIKPEPLRKIKINREIGKRIIGIERPISAEDSAHAMGKGRLDKSRGKLRRKVHTPDGSGSMLVDYNSTSSTGGSPIKKHEEKLDLKKTVVKTLEEYTNDSSTPAEDEIVMIQVPRSKWEKEDYESEDDDDSKGTTGTRVVNVSSSAPESENTAPKLTNKESPHADNAPSVSKDSQADVKLAKDSTSGDKEKDIEKEKDKERDRDRGKERDRSTADCDVTDKRKPSVPNQERERGSDHGSERSSSSHSSRDRLADRSEPNSRKPASRDTTTSLINRKPDHRDDARDHLSSRSRDERGPIRRNVSLSPPSRVKDLHTGLEVSQETQSPIRDKRTSSQNNSEHKRTGPEDHKSLSKESQSSRHSDLRPTKDRDHRTHTSANPEPRADTEKGGTHGDHNKIPAARSTRLSTDLARETDEAAFVPDYSESESETSDLESKVERGRERDSSGSQSPSPSGSHGHSSSPSSPGSQDSKKKKKDKKEKKERKKHKKHKKHKKHKKHTSNESEAELKGHKNKHKKKKSKKSKDKDKDDKEKDENDKEEHGAKVSV